The genomic segment agtccacactggagagaaaccatttgcttgtgacatttgtggaaaagcagTTTCTGAAAGAAGCAGTCTAACTAAACACCAGAGAgtacacactggagagaaaccatttgtttgtgacatttgtggaaaagcatgTGCTCTGAAAACTACTTTGAAAAGTCACCAAAGAGTCCACACTGGAGTGAAACCATTTAATTGTGAGACTTGTGGAGAAGGCTTCACTTATAAGAACGCTCTCTTTAACCATCACCAAACTCACATTGAGGAGAAAACTCACATTGAGGAAAAGCCAAttgtttgtgatatttgtggaaaagtCTTGAAATCTAAAAAGAAATTTGACAAACACCAACTTGTCCACTCTGAAGAGAAACCATTTtattgtgacatttgtggaaaaacCTTCCCCCAAAAATATGATCTGACTAGACACcagcgtgtccacactggagagaaaccatttgtctgtgaaatttgtggaaaagcattcgCGGAAAAATATCACCTGACCACCCATCAGTTTGTTCACACAGGAGAGAAACCATTCGTTTGTGACACTTGTGGAAAAGCATTCACGCAAAAGAATCTACTGATTACTCATCAGCATGTCCACACTGGAAACAAACAGTTTGCGTGTGGCATTTGTGGAAAAGGCTTCACGACAAAGGCTTCAATGATAAAACATCAAgttgtccacactggagagaaaccattcgtTTGTGACATTTGCGGAAAAGCAGTTTCTGAAAGAAGCAGTCTTACTAAACACAAGAGAATACatactggagagaaaccatttgtttgtgacatttgtggaaaagcatgTGCTCTGAAAACCACTTTAAAAAGTCACCAaagagtccacactggagaaaaaCCATTCATTTGTGACTTTTGTGGAAAGTGTTTTGCTCATAAGTACGCTCTCACGTACCATTATCAAACTCACATTGAAGAGAAACCAATTGTCTGTGATGTTTGTGGAAAAGTCTTGAAATCTAAAAAGAAATTTGATAAACACCAACTTGTCCATTCTGGAGATAAACCCTttgcttgtgacatttgtggaaaatgttTTGCCAATAAGTACAATCTTGCTTACCATAACCAAATTCATACTGGAGAGAAA from the Asterias rubens chromosome 22, eAstRub1.3, whole genome shotgun sequence genome contains:
- the LOC117305440 gene encoding zinc finger protein 850-like; protein product: MNSKSNQTDLVRDMNHQTIHTKTKPFPCETCGKAFARKCHLTNHQRVHTREKSFTCDLCGQCFTSEHTLSGHYQTHTEQKPFFCDICEQDFTSKSGLTIHQRIHTGEKPFVCDLCGEAFSRNQTLTIHQRVHTGEKPFVCDICGKGFAQRYLLTTHQHVHTGQKQFVCGICGKAFTVKSSMIKHQVVHTGEKPFACDICGKAVSERSSLTKHQRVHTGEKPFVCDICGKACALKTTLKSHQRVHTGVKPFNCETCGEGFTYKNALFNHHQTHIEEKTHIEEKPIVCDICGKVLKSKKKFDKHQLVHSEEKPFYCDICGKTFPQKYDLTRHQRVHTGEKPFVCEICGKAFAEKYHLTTHQFVHTGEKPFVCDTCGKAFTQKNLLITHQHVHTGNKQFACGICGKGFTTKASMIKHQVVHTGEKPFVCDICGKAVSERSSLTKHKRIHTGEKPFVCDICGKACALKTTLKSHQRVHTGEKPFICDFCGKCFAHKYALTYHYQTHIEEKPIVCDVCGKVLKSKKKFDKHQLVHSGDKPFACDICGKCFANKYNLAYHNQIHTGEKPFVCDICGKTFLRKLNLTIHQRLHTGDKPFVCEICGKAFRQNYHLTTHQHVHTGQKKFACGICGKTFTAKASMIKHQVVHTGEKPFVCNICGKAVSERSSLKKHQRVHTGEKPFICNICGKAFALKTGLKSHQRVHTGEKPFNCDFCGKCFAHKFALSYHYQSHIVEKPFVCDICGKVLKSQKKLNKHQ